CGCCCCGCGCTCATGAATGCCGCCTTCCGAGCGCAGCGCAGGCATCCAGCCCCCGACAGACCCGCCGCAAGGCAGCGTTGCGTGCGCATGCGCAGCGATCCGTGCATGCCGAATGAACCTACCCGCCATCCGAAACGACATCGCCGTGACTCAAGATTTCTGGTCCTTCTGCCTGTCGCGCCTTGAACAGGAACTGCCCCAGCAGCAGTTCAACACCTGGATCAAGACCTTGCGGGCCGAAGCCGGCGAAGCCGGCGCGTGGGTACTGCTCGCGCCCAACCGTTTCGTGCTGCAGTGGGTGCGCGAGCGCTACCTGCGCCGCATCCTCGAACTGGGAGAAGAATTCGCCGGCGTGCCGCTGCCGGTCGACCTGCAGCTGCCCGCCGCCGGAACCGCGCGCAGCACACGCTCCGCGGCCACCGCCGGGCCGGCGTCTTCGCCCCCTCCCGGGCCATCGGCAGCGCCCCCCCACGACTCCATCCCGCCGGCCCGTGACGACACCGCCCCGATGGCGGCCGACGCAGCGGTCGACGACCCCGTTCCGCCCGCTCCCGTGCGCCCCCGGCGCAGCGCCGCGCCGGGGGCCGGCGGCCGGGACGCCGAACCGTCCTCCGGCCTCGAACTCGCCTACGAGAAGACCCGCCTCAACCCGGACTTCACCTTCGACACCCTGGTCACCGGCCGCGCCAACGACCTCGCCCGCGCCGCGGCGATGCAGGTGGCGCAGAATCCCGGCACCTCCTACAACCCGCTGTTCGTCTACGGCGGCGTCGGCCTGGGCAAGACCCACCTCGTGCACGCGATCGGCAACGCCGTGTTCAAGCACAACCCGCGCGCGGTGATCCGCTACGTGCACGTCGAGGACTACTACGCCGACGTCGTGCGCGCCTACCAGCAAAAGAGCTTCGACGCGTTCAAGCGCTATTACCGCTCGCTCGACATGCTGATCATCGACGACATCCAGTTCTTCAACAACAAGAACCGGACGCAGGAAGAGTTCTTCCACGCCTTCAACGCCCTCACCGAGGCGAGGAAGCAGATCGTCATCACCTGCGACACCTATCCGAAGGACATCCAGGGCCTGGAAGACCGCCTCATTTCGCGCTTCGACTGGGGCCTGACGGTGCAGATCGAGCCGCCCGAGCTCGAGATGCGCGTCGCCATCCTGAAGAAGAAGGCCGAGGCCCTGCGCGTGATCGTGGACGACGACGTCGCCTTCCTCATCGCCAAGAACCTGCGCTCGAACGTGCGCGAGCTCGAAGGTGCACTCAACAAGGTCGTCGCCTACGCCCGCTTCCACGGCCGCCAGATCGGCCTCGAAGTGGCCAAGGAAGCGCTCAAGGATCTGCTCCACGCGCACAACCGCCAGCTCAGCATCGAGCACATCCAGAAGACCGTCGCCGACTACTACAAGATCAAGGTCGCCGACATGCACTCGAAAAAGCGCACCCGCGTGATCGCCCGCCCGCGCCAGGTGGCGATGTGGCTGGCGAAGGAACTCACGCCGATGTCGCTGCCGGCGATCGGCGAAGCCTTTGGCGGCCGCGACCACACCACCGTGCTCCACGCCTGCCGCACGATCACCGAGCTGCGCCTCGGCGACCACCAGCTCAACCATGACGTTCACGTGCTCACCCAGGTCCTGCGCGGTTGAGCCCGAACGCATGCCTTTCGCCTTCCACCGTTTCCCCGATCAACCCACTGACCCGGTCTGACGCCATGCTCCTGCTCACCACCACCCGCGATGCGCTCCTCGCCCCGCTGCAGTCGGTCGCCGGCATCGTCGAAAAACGCCACACCCTGCCGATCCTGTCGAACGTGCTGATCGAAAAGCACGGCGACCAGCTGACGATGCTCGCCACCGACATCGAGATCCAGATCCGCACCACCACCGGCGGCCACATCGGCGGCGAGGACGCCGCGATCACCGTCGGCGCGCGCAAGCTGCAGGACATCCTGCGCGCCCTGCCCGACAGCGCCGAAGTCAGCCTGACGCTCGACGACAAGCGCCTCACGCTCAAAGCCGGTCGCAGCCGCTTCCAGCTCCAGACCCTGCCTGCGGCCGACTACCCGCGCCTGTCCCCGCCCGACGGCGACAGCGCCCGCCTCACCATCGGCCAGCGCACGTTCAAGCGCCAGCTCGCCCAGGTGTCCTACGCGATGGCGCAGCAGGACATCCGCTACTACCTCAACGGCCTGCTGCTGATCGCCGACGGCGGCGAACTGCGCATGGTCGCCACCGACGGCCACCGCCTGGCCTACGCCGCTTCCGCGCTCGAAGCTCCCTTCGCCGCGCAGGGCGGCACGCGCACCGAAGCGATCCTGCCGCGCAAGACCGTGCTCGAACTCGCCCGCCAGCTCGCCGACAACGACGACCCGCTCGAGATCCTGCTCGCCGGCAACCAGGCGGTATTCCGCTTCGGCCCGATCGAACTCGTCACCAAGCTCATCGACGGCAAGTTCCCCGACTACGAGCGCGTCATCCCGCAGGCTCATCCCAATCTGGTCAGCTTCGCCCGCCAGCCGCTCCTGGCCGCGCTGCAGCGTGCCGCGATCCTGACCACCGACAAGTTCCGCGGCGTGCGCATGGTGCTCGAGGACGGCGTGCTCAAAATCGTCAGCACCAACGCCGAGCAGGAAGAAGCCCAGGACGAACTCGAAATCGACTACCACGGCGACAAGCTCGACATCGGCTTCAACGTCACCTACCTGCTCGACGTGCTCAACAACCTCAGCTCCGACACCATCGACTGGCACTTCAACGACGGCAACTCCAGCGTCCTGATCACCCTGCCGGGCAACGACCAGTTCAAGTATGTCGTGATGCCGATGCGGATCTGAGCCGCAGCCTCAGCGCAGCACCCGTTCTTTACGAATCACCGAGATGACCATGTCCGAACCGCAAGACCTGCCCACCGCGTCCGCCAAGGCCCACGAAGACTACGACGAAACCAGCATCCAGCAGCTCGAAGGGCTGGAAGCGGTCCGGAAGCGTCCCGGCATGTACATCGGCGACACTTCCGACGGCACCGGCCTGCACCACATGGTGTTCGAAGTCGTCGACAACTCCATCGACGAGGCCCTGGCCGGCCATTGCGACGACATCGTCATCACCATTCACGCCGACAACTCGATCTCGGTGACCGACAACGGCCGCGGCATTCCGGTCGGCGTCAAGATGGACGACAAGCACGAACCCAGGCGCAGCGCGGCCGAAATCGTCATGTGCGTGCTCCACGCCGGCGGCAAGTTCAACCAGAACAGCTACAAGGTCTCCGGCGGCCTGCACGGCGTCGGCGTGTCCTGCGTC
The window above is part of the Thauera aromatica K172 genome. Proteins encoded here:
- the dnaA gene encoding chromosomal replication initiator protein DnaA → MTQDFWSFCLSRLEQELPQQQFNTWIKTLRAEAGEAGAWVLLAPNRFVLQWVRERYLRRILELGEEFAGVPLPVDLQLPAAGTARSTRSAATAGPASSPPPGPSAAPPHDSIPPARDDTAPMAADAAVDDPVPPAPVRPRRSAAPGAGGRDAEPSSGLELAYEKTRLNPDFTFDTLVTGRANDLARAAAMQVAQNPGTSYNPLFVYGGVGLGKTHLVHAIGNAVFKHNPRAVIRYVHVEDYYADVVRAYQQKSFDAFKRYYRSLDMLIIDDIQFFNNKNRTQEEFFHAFNALTEARKQIVITCDTYPKDIQGLEDRLISRFDWGLTVQIEPPELEMRVAILKKKAEALRVIVDDDVAFLIAKNLRSNVRELEGALNKVVAYARFHGRQIGLEVAKEALKDLLHAHNRQLSIEHIQKTVADYYKIKVADMHSKKRTRVIARPRQVAMWLAKELTPMSLPAIGEAFGGRDHTTVLHACRTITELRLGDHQLNHDVHVLTQVLRG
- the dnaN gene encoding DNA polymerase III subunit beta encodes the protein MLLLTTTRDALLAPLQSVAGIVEKRHTLPILSNVLIEKHGDQLTMLATDIEIQIRTTTGGHIGGEDAAITVGARKLQDILRALPDSAEVSLTLDDKRLTLKAGRSRFQLQTLPAADYPRLSPPDGDSARLTIGQRTFKRQLAQVSYAMAQQDIRYYLNGLLLIADGGELRMVATDGHRLAYAASALEAPFAAQGGTRTEAILPRKTVLELARQLADNDDPLEILLAGNQAVFRFGPIELVTKLIDGKFPDYERVIPQAHPNLVSFARQPLLAALQRAAILTTDKFRGVRMVLEDGVLKIVSTNAEQEEAQDELEIDYHGDKLDIGFNVTYLLDVLNNLSSDTIDWHFNDGNSSVLITLPGNDQFKYVVMPMRI